The following are from one region of the Denitrobacterium detoxificans genome:
- a CDS encoding TIGR02452 family protein, which produces MPTREQRQQEAAKHIAFVKTVFGSETKESIANAVVYEDGEGRELELPEPAFESTATRVSSAFPATVVFDSQSKTGVIDACSFTRPGGNYEDGAFGPEQALCADSNLYPILQGCKKTFFDGNRGYECSMLFTDRALFLPDVMFVRNGVMKKASVVAIAAPNRTRALENHRSERECDANLANRIEAQLRIAAAQGIETLVCGAFGCGSYGNDPAFVAQTYRTWIDAHPGAFKEVVFAVPRSAIEAFEAAFGAPQPAEEEPQAATEEEERDTEDWRTIDLPEGITLR; this is translated from the coding sequence ATGCCCACCAGAGAACAACGCCAGCAAGAAGCAGCCAAGCACATAGCATTCGTGAAGACGGTCTTCGGCAGCGAGACGAAGGAAAGTATCGCCAACGCCGTGGTGTACGAAGACGGCGAAGGACGCGAGCTCGAATTGCCCGAGCCCGCATTCGAATCCACCGCGACGCGCGTAAGCAGCGCCTTCCCCGCAACAGTCGTGTTCGACTCGCAGAGCAAGACGGGCGTTATCGACGCATGCTCGTTCACGCGTCCGGGCGGCAACTACGAAGACGGCGCCTTCGGCCCCGAGCAAGCGCTTTGCGCCGATAGCAACCTCTACCCCATTCTGCAGGGGTGTAAGAAGACGTTCTTCGACGGCAACCGCGGCTACGAATGCAGCATGCTCTTCACCGACCGCGCGCTGTTCCTGCCCGACGTGATGTTCGTGCGCAACGGCGTCATGAAGAAGGCATCGGTCGTGGCCATTGCGGCACCCAACCGCACGCGCGCCCTGGAAAACCACCGTTCAGAACGCGAATGCGATGCCAACCTGGCCAATCGCATCGAAGCGCAGCTGCGCATAGCCGCTGCACAGGGCATTGAGACCCTCGTGTGCGGGGCGTTCGGATGCGGCTCGTACGGCAACGACCCGGCATTCGTGGCGCAAACTTATCGCACGTGGATCGACGCGCATCCGGGCGCGTTCAAGGAAGTAGTATTCGCCGTTCCGCGCTCGGCTATCGAGGCATTCGAAGCAGCATTCGGGGCACCTCAACCCGCAGAAGAAGAGCCGCAAGCCGCCACGGAGGAAGAGGAACGCGACACGGAAGACTGGCGCACCATCGACCTGCCCGAAGGCATTACCCTCCGCTAG